From Microbacterium sp. LWH11-1.2, one genomic window encodes:
- the rocD gene encoding ornithine--oxo-acid transaminase, with protein MAGSGTQVEAATEPHVAHNYHPLPVNIARGEGAWLTDVEGKRYLDLLAAYSAVNFGHRHPALVAALTEQLGRVTLISRAFQSDRLEPFAAALAELAGKDMVLPMNTGAEAVETGIKVARAWGYRVKGIAEGRARIIVAAGNFHGRTTTIVSFSDDESARDGFGPYTPGFDVVPYGDADAIAAAITDDTAAVLVEPIQGEAGVVIPPEGYLRRIREICDEKNVLFIADEIQSGLGRVGETFACDREGVVPDLYLLGKALGGGILPVSAVVGNADVLGVIQPGEHGSTFGGNPLAAAVGLRVVEMLESGEFQERARALGAHLDQALQPLIGHGVTAVRIAGLWAGVDIDPAKGTGREIAEKLLARGVLVKDTHGQTIRIAPPLVIRATELDWAVEQLKLVLGA; from the coding sequence GTGGCAGGCTCAGGGACTCAGGTGGAGGCGGCGACCGAGCCGCACGTCGCGCACAACTACCACCCGCTCCCGGTGAACATCGCCCGTGGTGAGGGGGCCTGGCTGACGGATGTCGAGGGCAAGCGCTACCTCGACCTGCTCGCCGCGTATTCCGCCGTGAACTTCGGCCACCGGCATCCGGCTCTGGTCGCAGCTCTCACCGAGCAGCTGGGGCGCGTGACGCTGATCAGCCGCGCGTTCCAGAGCGATCGGCTGGAGCCGTTCGCGGCGGCGCTCGCCGAGCTCGCCGGCAAGGACATGGTCCTGCCGATGAACACCGGCGCCGAGGCCGTCGAGACCGGGATCAAGGTCGCCCGCGCCTGGGGCTACCGGGTGAAGGGCATCGCGGAGGGCCGTGCGCGCATCATCGTCGCCGCCGGCAACTTCCACGGCCGCACCACCACCATCGTCAGCTTCAGCGACGACGAGTCGGCGCGCGACGGGTTCGGCCCGTACACGCCCGGATTCGACGTGGTGCCGTACGGGGATGCGGATGCCATCGCGGCCGCCATCACGGATGACACGGCGGCCGTGCTCGTGGAGCCGATCCAGGGGGAGGCCGGGGTCGTGATCCCGCCCGAGGGCTACCTGCGTCGCATCCGCGAGATCTGCGACGAGAAGAACGTGCTCTTCATCGCCGACGAGATCCAGTCCGGACTCGGTCGCGTCGGAGAGACGTTCGCGTGCGACCGCGAGGGCGTCGTCCCGGACCTGTACCTGCTCGGCAAGGCCCTCGGCGGCGGCATCCTGCCCGTCTCCGCCGTTGTCGGCAACGCCGATGTGCTCGGCGTCATCCAGCCGGGGGAGCACGGATCGACGTTCGGCGGCAACCCGCTGGCTGCGGCCGTCGGCCTCCGTGTGGTCGAGATGCTCGAGTCGGGGGAGTTCCAGGAGCGTGCTCGTGCGCTCGGCGCCCACCTCGATCAGGCGCTGCAGCCCCTGATCGGACACGGCGTGACAGCCGTCCGTATCGCAGGCCTGTGGGCGGGCGTCGACATCGACCCCGCCAAGGGCACCGGGCGCGAGATCGCCGAGAAGCTGCTCGCCCGCGGTGTGCTCGTGAAGGACACGCACGGCCAGACGATCCGCATCGCCCCGCCGCTCGTGATCCGCGCTACCGAACTCGACTGGGCGGTGGAGCAGCTCAAGCTCGTTCTCGGGGCCTGA
- a CDS encoding MFS transporter: MFRSFANINYRIWFAGALVSNIGGWMQATAQDWVVLTELTDNDATAMGITMALQFGPPLLLVSQTGWVADRFDRRHILLCTQTALLGLAVAVGILLLSGVMTLPMMFCFALGFGVVNAFDAPARQAFVSDMVTAGDTSNAVALNSASFNLARMIGPAVGGLLIVAIGSGWVFIVNAATFLAMILALLMLRKSLLAARPKTRNRGGLLAGFRYVWGRSDLRVVFVTVFLIGAFGMNFPIFASTMAIEFGSGADGYGVLSSILAIGSLAGALLAARRDRARVRVVILAAGGFGVAAFVSSAMPTYASYAVTLMFTGFMIVTLLTTANGYVQMTTDPSLRGRVLALYMAVIMGSTPVGAPIAGWVADAFGPRTAIMLGGTAGFVACAIGAIWVFTSGRLHRDENRRFLLTLDETRPLSVIERADPIEFSDEAAATTPIRTATKND; encoded by the coding sequence ATGTTCCGCTCGTTCGCGAACATCAACTACCGCATCTGGTTCGCCGGGGCCCTCGTCTCGAACATCGGCGGCTGGATGCAGGCCACGGCGCAGGACTGGGTCGTCCTCACCGAGCTGACCGACAATGACGCGACGGCGATGGGCATCACGATGGCCCTGCAGTTCGGCCCTCCTCTTCTGCTGGTGAGTCAGACCGGCTGGGTCGCCGACCGCTTCGACCGACGCCACATCCTGCTGTGCACGCAGACCGCGCTGCTGGGGCTGGCCGTCGCCGTCGGCATCCTGCTGCTCAGCGGCGTCATGACCCTGCCGATGATGTTCTGCTTCGCGCTCGGGTTCGGCGTCGTGAACGCCTTCGATGCGCCGGCGCGGCAGGCGTTCGTGTCCGACATGGTCACCGCCGGCGACACGTCGAACGCCGTCGCCCTGAACTCGGCATCCTTCAACCTCGCCCGCATGATCGGCCCGGCGGTCGGCGGTCTCCTGATCGTGGCGATCGGCTCCGGCTGGGTGTTCATCGTGAACGCCGCGACGTTCCTCGCGATGATCCTCGCGCTGCTGATGCTGCGGAAGAGCCTGCTCGCCGCGCGTCCGAAGACGCGCAACAGGGGCGGCCTCCTCGCCGGATTCCGGTACGTGTGGGGGCGCAGTGATCTGCGGGTCGTGTTCGTGACCGTGTTCCTCATCGGCGCCTTCGGCATGAACTTCCCGATCTTCGCCTCGACCATGGCGATCGAGTTCGGATCCGGAGCAGACGGCTACGGCGTGCTCAGCTCGATCCTCGCGATCGGCTCGCTCGCCGGCGCTCTGCTCGCGGCCCGGCGCGACCGGGCGCGCGTGCGCGTCGTCATTCTGGCGGCGGGCGGATTCGGCGTCGCCGCCTTCGTCTCCTCGGCCATGCCGACGTACGCGTCGTACGCGGTGACGCTGATGTTCACGGGCTTCATGATCGTGACGCTGCTGACCACGGCGAACGGCTACGTGCAGATGACGACCGACCCCTCGCTGCGCGGACGGGTGCTCGCCCTCTACATGGCGGTGATCATGGGCTCGACGCCGGTCGGCGCGCCCATCGCCGGCTGGGTCGCCGACGCCTTCGGTCCACGCACGGCGATCATGCTCGGCGGGACGGCCGGATTCGTCGCCTGCGCGATCGGCGCGATCTGGGTGTTCACGTCCGGACGTCTGCACCGCGACGAGAACCGTCGTTTCCTGCTCACTCTCGACGAGACGCGTCCGCTCAGCGTCATCGAGCGGGCCGACCCGATCGAGTTCAGCGACGAGGCCGCCGCGACCACGCCGATCCGCACGGCGACGAAGAACGACTGA
- a CDS encoding MarR family transcriptional regulator, which translates to MATFRLARRLRCARAADSMSDAQLAVLADLRVNGRRTISTLAERERVTAPSMTSIVNGLEEQGFVARTPDEDDRRRVQVDITDAGIEIVVETIRRRDELLADMLREVDYTEAELATLREASALMRRAVER; encoded by the coding sequence ATGGCCACGTTCCGGCTCGCCCGCCGCCTGCGCTGCGCCCGCGCCGCCGACTCGATGAGCGATGCGCAGCTCGCGGTGCTCGCCGATCTGCGCGTGAACGGACGCCGCACGATCTCGACGCTCGCCGAGCGCGAACGGGTGACCGCGCCCTCGATGACCAGCATCGTGAACGGCCTCGAGGAGCAGGGCTTCGTCGCCAGGACCCCGGATGAAGACGATCGCCGCCGCGTGCAGGTCGACATCACCGACGCGGGGATCGAGATCGTCGTCGAGACCATCCGCCGCCGCGACGAGCTGCTGGCCGACATGCTCCGCGAGGTCGACTACACCGAGGCGGAGCTGGCCACGCTCCGAGAAGCCAGCGCGCTGATGCGACGGGCGGTCGAGCGATGA
- a CDS encoding copper homeostasis protein CutC: MTRTLALEIAVQDPAGVRIAAEVGATRVELASALALGGLTPSPATLELAVETAGAGGPEVHVLIRPRAGGFHYTEDELLVSERDVRRAIGAGAAGVVIGALDADGSLDVDAMVRLRDAAGGASVTLHRAIDVTPDPVATLRTARDLGLRRVLTSGGASVAIDGVDTLRMLVAAAEGGIEVMAGSGVDAASAPALAASGVDAIHFSAKRAVREVGGVRMGSAADGVGGYEVTDLDTALAVCAALGR, encoded by the coding sequence ATGACCCGAACCCTCGCCCTCGAGATCGCCGTGCAGGACCCCGCCGGAGTGCGCATCGCCGCGGAGGTCGGCGCGACGCGCGTCGAGCTCGCGAGTGCCCTCGCCCTCGGTGGACTCACGCCGTCTCCCGCGACGCTCGAGCTCGCCGTCGAGACGGCGGGCGCCGGAGGGCCCGAGGTGCACGTCCTGATCCGGCCGCGCGCCGGCGGATTCCACTACACCGAGGACGAGCTCCTGGTCTCGGAGCGCGACGTCCGCCGCGCCATCGGCGCCGGTGCGGCCGGCGTCGTGATCGGCGCCCTCGACGCCGACGGCTCTCTCGACGTCGACGCCATGGTGCGTCTGCGCGACGCCGCCGGCGGAGCATCCGTCACCCTCCACCGCGCGATCGACGTGACGCCCGATCCGGTCGCGACCCTGCGCACGGCCAGGGACCTCGGACTCCGTCGCGTGCTCACCTCCGGCGGGGCATCCGTCGCGATCGACGGCGTCGACACGCTGCGGATGCTCGTCGCCGCCGCCGAGGGCGGGATCGAGGTCATGGCCGGCAGCGGGGTCGACGCGGCCAGCGCTCCGGCGCTCGCCGCGAGCGGCGTCGACGCCATCCACTTCTCCGCGAAGCGGGCGGTGCGCGAGGTCGGGGGAGTGCGCATGGGCTCCGCCGCGGACGGCGTCGGCGGCTACGAGGTCACCGACCTCGACACGGCGCTCGCGGTCTGCGCCGCACTCGGCCGGTAA
- a CDS encoding alpha/beta fold hydrolase, producing the protein MTDTREFTDAHGIAIVYDVHPATTTARGVVQLLHGVGEHAGRYGVLAKALTDAGFVVYADDHRGHGRTGIRQHGGPARLGRLGAGGLRAAEDAIWQLTGIIRDENPDLPLVLLGHSWGSFLAQKLVNHHPEAWDAVILSGSALLTPGSLNAAPLNARWAKDEGATGLEWLSRDPAVWEAFDEDPLTTDVPLLKLFGPIEAAKLYGRPAKDLVSKAGHDIPMLLLVGRDDPVGGPRSVHKLADEYRSRSGLADVTTLVYPDARHEIFNELQQDEVRADVLAWLDSRFPSRADG; encoded by the coding sequence GTGACGGATACCCGCGAGTTCACCGACGCCCATGGCATCGCCATCGTCTACGACGTCCATCCGGCCACCACGACGGCCCGAGGAGTGGTCCAGCTCCTGCACGGCGTCGGCGAGCACGCCGGCCGATACGGCGTGCTGGCGAAGGCCCTCACCGATGCCGGATTCGTCGTGTACGCCGACGATCATCGCGGCCACGGCCGCACCGGCATCCGTCAGCACGGCGGACCCGCGCGGCTGGGGCGTCTCGGCGCGGGCGGACTCCGCGCGGCCGAAGACGCGATCTGGCAGCTCACCGGCATCATCCGCGACGAGAACCCCGATCTGCCGCTCGTGCTCCTCGGGCACTCGTGGGGATCGTTCCTGGCGCAGAAGCTCGTCAATCACCACCCCGAGGCCTGGGACGCCGTCATCCTCTCCGGATCGGCCCTGCTGACTCCGGGGTCGCTCAACGCCGCGCCGCTCAACGCGCGCTGGGCGAAGGACGAGGGTGCGACCGGCCTCGAGTGGCTCAGCCGCGATCCCGCCGTGTGGGAGGCGTTCGATGAGGACCCGCTCACCACCGACGTCCCGCTGCTCAAGCTCTTCGGCCCGATCGAGGCCGCCAAGCTCTACGGCCGCCCGGCGAAGGACCTCGTCTCGAAGGCGGGCCACGACATCCCGATGCTGCTGCTCGTCGGTCGCGACGATCCGGTGGGCGGACCGCGCAGCGTGCACAAGCTCGCCGACGAGTACCGCTCGCGTTCCGGTCTCGCCGACGTCACGACGCTGGTCTACCCCGATGCCCGTCACGAGATCTTCAACGAGCTGCAGCAGGATGAGGTGCGCGCCGACGTGCTCGCCTGGCTGGACAGCCGCTTCCCGTCGCGCGCGGACGGCTGA
- a CDS encoding DUF1684 domain-containing protein: MSFVSEWRDWHAARERLAGSEYGPSALESTNWLIEMPAAVDGIPGLWALTGDGGIRGSELGQSGASVTLRGAESFRLGRRELRVFDRHGTLALRVLNPSRPQREWFTAIDAYAPDERWRLPARFEQTPDERVVITAVDGEERESPVAGRLHFELAGAPHTLTVTRSSQGTLSAVFADGTNGLETYRFRFLPVEEPADDGSAIIDFNRAYLPPCAFSDQFVCPLPLPGNRYSTPIRAGERVVVLGG; the protein is encoded by the coding sequence ATGAGCTTCGTCAGCGAATGGCGCGATTGGCACGCGGCGCGTGAGCGGCTCGCGGGATCGGAGTACGGTCCCTCGGCCCTGGAGTCGACGAACTGGCTCATCGAGATGCCGGCGGCCGTGGACGGCATCCCGGGCCTCTGGGCGCTGACCGGCGACGGCGGCATCCGCGGCAGCGAGCTCGGGCAGTCCGGTGCGAGCGTGACGCTGCGGGGTGCCGAGAGCTTCCGGCTCGGGCGGCGGGAGCTGCGCGTCTTCGACCGTCACGGAACGCTGGCTCTGCGGGTGCTGAACCCGTCCCGTCCGCAGCGCGAATGGTTCACGGCGATCGACGCCTATGCGCCCGACGAGCGCTGGCGCCTGCCGGCGCGGTTCGAGCAGACGCCCGACGAGCGGGTCGTGATCACCGCGGTCGACGGCGAGGAGCGGGAGTCTCCTGTCGCGGGACGTCTGCACTTCGAGCTCGCGGGTGCGCCGCACACGCTGACCGTGACGCGGAGCTCGCAGGGGACCCTGAGCGCCGTCTTCGCCGACGGCACCAACGGACTCGAGACCTACCGGTTCCGCTTCCTCCCGGTCGAGGAGCCCGCCGATGACGGTTCCGCGATCATCGACTTCAACCGCGCCTACCTCCCGCCCTGTGCGTTCTCGGATCAGTTCGTCTGCCCGCTTCCGCTGCCGGGCAACCGCTACTCGACGCCGATCCGGGCGGGCGAACGCGTCGTCGTGCTCGGCGGCTGA
- a CDS encoding biotin/lipoate A/B protein ligase family protein — MHGEYKVPGGKLVVVDLDVEDDRIARFRLAGDFFLEPDTALDDINAAVNGLAVESDATVIAAAVREALPDGAQLLGFTPEAVGTAVRRALVTAPGWRDFDWEIVHDKAVSPRMNLALDEVLTSRVGEGRRRPTLRIWEWDESAVVIGSFQSYRNEVDPEGAARHGFDVVRRISGGGAMLMAAGQIITYSLYVPASLVAGMTFADSYAFLDDWVLQALRSLGIDAVYQPLNDIASPTGKIGGAAQKRLANGGVLHHATLSYDIDGQTMTEVLRIGREKLSDKGTTSAAKRVDPLRSQTGLTRAEIIERFKDTFRSLTDAETGTIAPDEYVAAEALVESKFATEAWLHRVP, encoded by the coding sequence GTGCACGGTGAATACAAGGTTCCAGGAGGAAAGCTGGTCGTCGTCGACCTCGACGTCGAAGACGACAGGATCGCGCGTTTCCGACTCGCCGGCGACTTCTTCCTCGAGCCCGACACGGCGCTCGACGACATCAACGCCGCCGTGAACGGCCTGGCGGTGGAGTCGGATGCGACGGTCATCGCCGCCGCGGTGCGCGAGGCTCTGCCCGACGGGGCCCAACTGCTCGGCTTCACGCCCGAAGCCGTCGGCACGGCCGTGCGCCGCGCACTGGTGACCGCACCGGGCTGGCGCGACTTCGACTGGGAGATCGTGCACGACAAGGCCGTCTCGCCGCGGATGAACCTGGCCCTCGACGAGGTGCTCACCTCGCGCGTCGGCGAAGGGCGCCGCCGGCCGACGCTGCGCATCTGGGAGTGGGACGAGTCCGCCGTCGTCATCGGGTCGTTCCAGTCGTACCGCAATGAGGTCGACCCCGAGGGCGCGGCCCGGCACGGCTTCGACGTCGTGCGCCGAATCTCCGGCGGCGGGGCCATGCTCATGGCCGCGGGACAGATCATCACGTACTCGCTGTACGTTCCGGCATCCCTCGTCGCGGGCATGACGTTCGCCGACTCCTATGCGTTCCTCGACGACTGGGTGCTGCAGGCGCTGCGGTCGCTCGGGATCGATGCGGTGTACCAGCCGCTCAACGACATCGCGAGCCCGACCGGCAAGATCGGCGGCGCCGCGCAGAAGCGCCTCGCGAACGGCGGGGTGCTGCACCACGCCACGCTCTCGTACGACATCGACGGTCAGACCATGACCGAGGTGCTGCGCATCGGCCGCGAGAAGCTGAGCGACAAGGGCACGACCTCTGCGGCGAAGCGCGTCGACCCACTGCGCAGCCAGACCGGGCTGACCCGCGCCGAGATCATCGAGCGCTTCAAGGACACCTTCCGCTCGCTGACGGATGCCGAGACGGGCACGATCGCCCCCGACGAGTACGTCGCAGCCGAAGCCCTCGTGGAGTCGAAGTTCGCCACCGAGGCGTGGCTGCATCGGGTGCCGTGA
- a CDS encoding site-specific DNA-methyltransferase, with product MAASGAVTDPSTGSGAPASKGSVTIIEGDNLVAAASLPAASFTLVYLDPPFNTGRAQERQVVTARRAFTTQSESGEPAADGVSPADSAPVLLNTEHADAATEVRRGFHGHAYERVRGMLRAYDDSFDDYGAFLMPRLEEAWRLLADDGTLYLHLDYREAHYAKVMLDAVFGRDCFLNELIWAYDYGAKSRRRWPTKHDTILVYVKNPREYVFNSEDVDREPYMAPGLVTAEKAARGKLPTDVWWHTIVPTTGREKTGYPTQKPEGILRRIVTASSRPGDRVLDLFAGSGTTGAVASVLGRDAVLVDDNPEAVRVMTERMPHAEVISSSGR from the coding sequence GTGGCTGCATCGGGTGCCGTGACCGACCCTTCGACGGGCTCGGGGGCCCCGGCGTCGAAGGGCTCCGTCACGATCATCGAGGGCGACAACCTCGTCGCCGCGGCGTCTCTGCCCGCGGCATCCTTCACCCTCGTCTATCTCGACCCGCCGTTCAACACGGGTCGCGCGCAGGAGCGGCAGGTGGTCACCGCGCGACGCGCGTTCACAACTCAGTCAGAATCCGGGGAACCGGCCGCTGACGGGGTCTCGCCGGCCGATTCCGCGCCGGTCTTGCTGAATACCGAACACGCGGATGCCGCGACCGAGGTGCGGCGCGGGTTCCACGGGCACGCCTACGAGCGGGTGCGCGGGATGCTGCGCGCGTACGACGACAGCTTCGACGACTACGGGGCGTTCCTCATGCCGCGGCTTGAGGAGGCGTGGCGGCTCCTCGCCGACGACGGCACCCTCTACCTGCACCTCGACTACCGCGAGGCGCACTACGCGAAGGTCATGCTCGATGCGGTGTTCGGGCGGGACTGCTTCCTCAACGAGCTGATCTGGGCCTACGACTACGGAGCGAAGTCCCGGCGCCGCTGGCCGACCAAGCACGACACGATCCTCGTCTACGTGAAGAACCCGCGCGAGTACGTCTTCAACTCCGAGGATGTCGACCGTGAGCCGTACATGGCGCCGGGGCTCGTGACGGCGGAGAAGGCGGCCCGGGGCAAGCTCCCCACCGATGTCTGGTGGCACACGATCGTGCCGACGACCGGGCGCGAGAAGACCGGGTATCCGACGCAGAAGCCCGAGGGCATCCTGCGCCGCATCGTCACGGCGTCGAGTCGTCCCGGCGACCGCGTCCTCGACCTCTTCGCCGGCAGCGGTACGACCGGGGCGGTCGCGTCGGTGCTCGGCCGCGATGCGGTGCTGGTCGACGACAATCCCGAGGCCGTCCGCGTGATGACCGAGCGGATGCCGCACGCCGAGGTCATCTCGTCCTCCGGTCGTTGA
- a CDS encoding helix-turn-helix domain-containing protein, whose product MATRGAYAKGVAKREEILEAALAVVAEHGYRKASVREIADAAGLSPAGLLHYFGTKEELFVAILQARDDRDEQEYAGEDVIAAFLAVTRHNASVPGLVQLYAQLAAEAGDPEHPAHDYFRDRTARVESFTLAQVAADQQAGRLRDDLDPAWIVRTMHALADGLQSAWMLDPTLDMAAEIEQFLVLLRPI is encoded by the coding sequence ATGGCGACTCGAGGGGCATACGCGAAGGGCGTCGCCAAGCGCGAGGAGATCCTCGAAGCGGCCCTCGCCGTCGTCGCCGAGCACGGGTATCGCAAGGCCTCGGTGCGGGAGATCGCGGATGCCGCGGGCCTCAGCCCCGCCGGCCTCCTGCACTACTTCGGCACCAAGGAGGAGCTCTTCGTCGCGATCCTCCAGGCGCGCGACGACCGCGACGAGCAGGAGTACGCCGGCGAAGACGTGATCGCGGCCTTCCTCGCGGTGACCCGGCACAACGCCTCTGTCCCCGGACTCGTGCAGCTCTACGCGCAGCTCGCCGCCGAGGCCGGCGACCCCGAGCATCCGGCGCACGACTACTTCCGCGACCGAACCGCGCGCGTCGAGAGCTTCACGCTGGCGCAGGTCGCGGCTGATCAGCAGGCGGGCCGGCTGCGCGACGACCTCGATCCGGCCTGGATCGTGCGGACGATGCACGCCCTCGCCGACGGCCTGCAGTCCGCCTGGATGCTCGACCCGACGCTCGACATGGCCGCTGAGATCGAGCAGTTCCTCGTGCTGCTGCGCCCGATCTGA
- a CDS encoding MFS transporter encodes MSVSPLDPAAELAPTGTIRSAPPSAGEPAASPPANRRLLPSLLIASLTLFATYGGLIAILLPSQVLLIDEANKVANLGLVTTISFVFTLFAQPIVGALSDRTRSRFGRRVPWMVIGAIVGGIFLFGLGSLSDILWITVFWVVIQVALNFFQAPLTAITADRFPRAKRGGASAMIGLGTQLGMTVGIMLAGAFAAQIGIGYSVFGGAVIVAALLFALVNRDWSSKDAAVDAFRWGAFFRGFWIDPRRHPDFAWAFAARFLLILGYFVVSAYQLYMLTDYIGLPLAEAQGAVVTLTLVAFVPTLVAIALSGWWSDKVGRRKVFIYAASVVMVAGLAMPLLQPNMTGMILMSIINGIGFGLYMSVDAALMTEVLPNEGVSAGKDLGILNVATNVPQALSPAIGGVIITALGGYATLFVFAIVFVILAAIATAPIKGVR; translated from the coding sequence ATGTCCGTGTCCCCGCTCGACCCCGCCGCCGAACTCGCACCGACCGGGACCATCCGGTCGGCGCCGCCGTCGGCGGGTGAACCCGCCGCCAGTCCGCCCGCGAACCGCAGGCTGCTGCCCAGTCTGCTGATCGCCTCGCTCACCCTCTTCGCCACGTACGGCGGGCTCATCGCGATCCTGTTGCCGAGTCAGGTGCTGCTGATCGACGAGGCGAACAAGGTCGCCAACCTCGGCCTGGTCACCACCATCTCGTTCGTCTTCACGCTGTTCGCGCAGCCGATCGTCGGCGCGCTCAGCGACCGCACCCGCTCGCGCTTCGGTCGTCGGGTGCCGTGGATGGTGATCGGCGCGATCGTCGGCGGCATCTTCCTCTTCGGTCTCGGCTCGCTCAGCGACATCCTCTGGATCACGGTGTTCTGGGTCGTCATCCAGGTCGCCCTCAACTTCTTCCAGGCGCCGCTGACCGCCATCACCGCCGATCGCTTCCCGCGCGCCAAGCGCGGCGGCGCGAGCGCGATGATCGGGCTCGGCACCCAGCTCGGGATGACGGTCGGCATCATGCTCGCCGGGGCCTTCGCCGCGCAGATCGGCATCGGGTACTCCGTCTTCGGCGGTGCGGTGATCGTCGCCGCCCTGCTGTTCGCCCTCGTGAACCGGGACTGGTCGTCGAAGGATGCCGCGGTCGATGCGTTCCGCTGGGGCGCCTTCTTCCGGGGATTCTGGATCGACCCGCGCCGCCACCCGGACTTCGCCTGGGCCTTCGCCGCCCGCTTCCTGCTCATCCTCGGGTACTTCGTCGTGAGCGCCTATCAGCTGTACATGCTGACGGACTACATCGGCCTTCCGCTCGCCGAGGCCCAGGGGGCCGTGGTCACGCTCACGCTCGTGGCCTTCGTGCCGACCCTCGTCGCGATCGCGCTCTCGGGCTGGTGGAGCGACAAGGTCGGCCGCCGCAAGGTGTTCATCTATGCGGCATCCGTCGTCATGGTGGCGGGGCTCGCGATGCCGCTGCTGCAGCCGAACATGACCGGCATGATCCTGATGAGCATCATCAACGGCATCGGCTTCGGGCTGTACATGTCGGTGGATGCCGCGCTGATGACCGAGGTGCTGCCGAACGAGGGTGTCTCGGCGGGCAAGGACCTCGGCATCCTCAACGTCGCGACCAACGTGCCGCAGGCGCTGAGCCCCGCGATCGGCGGAGTGATCATCACGGCGCTGGGGGGCTACGCGACGCTCTTCGTGTTCGCGATCGTGTTCGTCATCCTCGCCGCGATCGCCACCGCTCCGATCAAGGGAGTGCGCTGA